The DNA sequence TCAATTCGGCCGTGACGATCCTTCGGGAAGGCATGTTTCAGACTGTTGGAAATGAGCTCTGCCGTGAGAAGGGCCAGCGGTGTTGCAACCTCGGGCCTGAGGAAGACATCTGTAGCCGCGATGTGGTAGCTGACGTGATCTGTTTGCCGGTAAATATCGAAAAGAGCGTCACACAGGCGATTAAAATATTGTGTCATATCGATTCGGCTCAAATTCTCCGATAGATATAACTGTTCATGAACCAGTGCCATAGATTGCACTTGCATCTGCGTATCGAGGTAGAGCCTGTAATCATTATCATTTTCAAAATAGTTGCTTTGAAGACTCAAAAGACTACTGATGATCTGTAAATTGTTTTTAACACGATGATGAATTTCTTTCAGCAAAACTTCTTTTTCCGCCAAAGACTTTCGCAGAAGATTTTCATGCTCCTTTCTCGTGGTAATATCCCTGATGATACCAACCGATCCGAAGCCTCCCTCAAGCATCGTATTTGAGAACCCTACGGCACTAACCTCACCATAGGCTATTACGGCACCTATCATCTGCTTCTGACGATCAGGGAGGTGTGGTCCGGGGATGACCCTTACCTCGAGTCCGGCTGTCTTGCGTTCTCCTGTCCGCCGTTCATCAAAGAGCTTGGGAGCACCCACGTCGCCGGTCGTTTTCCCTGTATATCGGGGAAGCACTGTCTCTCTGCTTACCCTTGGGATATCGGAGGGGTCAAGGATGCTGGAAAAATGTTTACCGAGTAATTCGTAGGGTTCATATCCGATGACACGGACGGCATCATTGACAAAATTGAACATCCCCCTGTCGTCGAGTGAGTAGATGATATCGGGAAGCGCCTGGACCAAATCCAGGTAACGCCGTTCGGTTGCCTGGAGATGGATGTTGTGCCGGTCCATGCTCTCTTTGTAATTAAGAATTTTTCGAATCCTGTGAGGAAGAGTCGTAAGATACGTCCCTTCTTTGTCACGTATTAAAAAATCACTGGTTTCGTTCGAAACCATCTCATCGATCATGTTGTGATCGATGAAATCAAACAACAAAATAAAAGGCTGGGGCCAAAGAATAAGCCAATCGGCAAAGCCTCCATTCTGGAATTTCAGGTCGGTGACGATGATATCCACATCATGAGTTTTGCTGAGTTCTTCCACATTGGAAACCGATTCGGGGAAAAGAAGGGTATAGGGAAGATTATCCTTTTTTACTAACTGATGAAATGCCATTTGCTCGGCTCTGTCCGCCACAGCGAACATGATGACATGCCGTCGCCTCTCGCTATCAGGGTGTCTGCTCATACCTGCGATATCGTATCACCATTTTATTTTTCTAGCCACCCCGTGCTCCTTGACAATAGGCAATAGGACAGCGTAAAGTATTTTGTATGCAACCGTGTGCAAAGGGGTGGAAATGGAATGAATCATCATTTGTTCGGCATAGATGCCTGGGTTTTACGCGAGGAGCGTTTCGACAGGAACACGATTGCCGCAAGGGAGACGCTTTTTACCCTTGGCAACGGCTATCTCGGCATTCGGGGCTGTCATGAAGAGCTGGATGCTTCATGGTGGCGGGGCAGCTATGTCAACGGCTTTTATGAAAGCCGCCCCATTGTCTATGGTGAAAGGGCCTATGGTTTTGCCGATCGCTACCAGACCATTCTCAATTGCAGTGATGCCACGCTTATCACGCTGAATCTGCATGAGGAATCTTTTTCCCCGGCGACTTCGCATATCGATGCCTATAGCCGGGAGCTTGATCTTCGCACCGGAATCCTGAAGCGGAGCCTGGTGTGGTCGCCTTCCTCCGCTCCCGGTACGAAGGTGAAGGTAGAAAGCCGTCGTCTTGTACCCTACCAGCCTCGTCATCTCATGCTGATTTCCTATAGGGTTACCCTCATCGAGGGGGGAGGGAATTTTTCCCTTCGTCACGAACTCTCCGGTGATGTTTCCAATCTCGCCGCCGGTGACGATCCCCGTACCGGTTCTCATATTATGCCGGGAGATTTCGGGATCGAATCTGTTCGCCAGGAAGAAAACCATACCGTGCTGAATCATTTTACGAAAATGAGCGGCCTTCGTATGTGTGTCGTCGCGGACCGCTCCTTTTCCTGTTCTGCCGGTGAAGGGGGGTATGAACTATGGCGGAAAGAACGTAACAGCGGTGGTATTGTCGGGGCTCAGGCGGACATGAAGGCAGGTGATTGGCTGGAGATGGTTGTTTGTGCAGGATGGTATCACGGTGCAGCCGGAGAGGAGCAACAGTTGGAGTCCAGAGCCATTTCGCACGTTTCCGAGGCTCTTTCCTGCGGTTTCGATGCGGCCGCAGATACGCAGAGGAAATTTCTCGATCAGTTTTGGGAAGATGCCGATCTCCTGGTCGAACATGCCCCCGATGTGCAGCAGAGCATCCGGTTCAACCTCTTCCATCTGCTGCAGGGAGCCGGAAGAGAAGGAGGAACCTCGCTCCCTGCAAAAGGGCTTACCGGCGAGGGATATGAAGGACACTTTTTCTGGGACACGGAGATCTATGCGCTTCCCTTTTTTCTCTACACCCGTCCGGAAATTGCCAGGGATCTTCTTGAGTACCGTTACCGCATCCTGCCCCATGCCCGGGGCAGGGCAGCCCAGCTCGGCTATCCCGGGGCTCTCTATCCCTGGCGAACCATCAACGGAAATGAAGCCTCTGCCTTTTTTCCCGCCGGTACCGCTCAGTATCACATTAATGCCGATATCGCCTATGCAGTGGTAAAGTACCTTGATGTAAGCGGCGACGAGAGCTTTCTGGCCCATGGAGCGGAGATTCTCCTCGAAACCGCCCGTTTCTGGTACGGTTTCGGAGACTTTATCCCCTCCCGCGGCGGTGCTTTCTGTATCAACTGCGTTACCGGACCCGATGAATATACTGCGCTGGTAGATAATAACTACTATACCAACCTCATGGCCCGGGAGAATCTTCGCAGTGCGGTTCGCTTCCTCGATCTCTTGAAAAAGCGACAGCCGGAGGCATGGAAAGGCCTTGTCGACTCCGTCGGCCTTGATCCCGGGGAGCCCCAGGCGTGGCTTACGGCCGCGGATGCCATGTACCTTCCCTATAACGAAGATCTTGGAGTTACACCTCAGGACGACACCTTTCTCTCCAAAGCTCGCTGGGAGCGGGCTTCCGTCCCTATCGAGCGGCGTCCCCTGCTCCTGCATTACCACCCCCTTACCATCTACCGCTACCAGATCCTTAAGCAGGCGGACCTTGTCCTTGCCCAGATGCTTTTGGGACGCTATTTCTCCCATGCCCAGAAAAAACGCGACTTCGACTATTACGATCCCCTGACCACCGCCGACTCCTCCCTAAGCCCCTGCATCCAAGGGGTGATGGCCGCTCGGCTTGGATACGCTGAGGAAAGTTATCGACATTTCACACGCAGCGTGAGGATGGATCTGGACGACGTCAACGGCAATGTCCGGGACGGCATACACGCCGCCGCCATGGCCGGATCATGGATCAGCCTTGTTTACGGCTTTGCAGGACTGGAAGATTACGACGGCATGCTTAGATTTGCTCCCGCTCTGCCGGCAGCCTGGAGCCGCCTTTCTTTTTCCCTGAGAAAGGGACATTCGGCCCTCGAGGTCAGCATCGGCCACGAAGAGGTCTCCTACCGAATCAAACGGGGAGGGGCCCTGACCATTTTCCATGAAGGACGCAGACATAAGATTTTTCCCGGCTCTCCCCTGGTGATAAGCATGAGACCGGAGCTCGAAGCGGTAATTTTCGACCTCGACGGCGTTATCACCGATTCGGCCGAGTATCATTACCTCGCCTGGAAGCAACTCTGCGACGAACTTGAGATTCCCTTTGACCGGCAGTTCAACAACAATCTCAAAGGGGTAGGCAGAATGGCAAGCCTTGAGCTGCTTCTCGCCCGCGGTACGCGCCGCTACAGCCCTGAGGAAAAGGCCGCCTTTGCCGCCAGAAAAAACAAATACTACAAAAAACTGATTGCCCGTATTACCCCGGACGATCTGCTTCCCGGCATTGATGCCCTTCTTTCGGAGTTGCATGAGGCCGGCATTCGGACCGCCCTTGCTTCGGCAAGCAGAAATGCAGGTGCTATTCTCGGCTACCTGGGGATCTCCGACCGCTTTGATGTGGTGACCGATCCCGGTGCCCTCAAAAAGGGTAAGCCCGATCCGGAACAATTCTTCCTTGCCGCCGAGCTTTTGGGGGTTCCCTACCGCAACTGCATTGGCGTAGAAGACGCCCAAGCCGGTATCGACGCCATAAACGCCGCCGGAATGCTCTCCGTCGGCATCGGCGGCTATCTCGAAGGGGCCGCCTTGCGTCTGTCTTCCACCGCAGAGCTTTCACTGGAGCGTCTGCGGGAGGCCTTCTTTCGGCGGTGACATGTTCTTAGTGTTCCGAATCCTGGTGGTCTGCATGCCCTTTTGTCTGTACCATACTCGATATAGTGCCGGTGCTCGCTTTTTTTTATGGTTTTTCCTCCAGGTGGCTACGGGAAAAGGAGTTATGTTCCTCCAATCACCAGGATTCGGAACAGTAGGTATTTTTTTGGGGGGGGCAGCCGCCCCCTCGCTGCAAAGCCGCTTTCTCCGTCCGCCTCTTCCGGCTCCGTCCCCTCCGCCGGGGCGGCCGGGCGGCTTTTCCGCTCCCCCCGGGAACGACTATGCGGAAAGGATGAATTTCGAGCGTATTGTATGAAGCGTCGTCTCGTCGATTCCGATTGCTTTGAGATAGGGAACCGCACCGCCGTAGCGTTTTTCCAGAAATTCTATAACGAGCTGCATGTTATAATAATTTGATCCCGATATGTCGCTCGTGAAATCTCGGATATAGCTATGGCTCACCTCATAATCGGCAATGATGTCTTCCTTTGGAACATCGGCAATGCTCAGTAAGAACATGCTTATGATGCCGGTACGGTCCTTTCCTGCGGCACAATGATAGATCGCCCTTCCTGCATTGGCGAGAATTTTGAGGGTTTTTGCTATCTCTTCCTGCCCGAAGCTAAGAATTTGGCGATACATTCGGTGGAGGGTCCGTGTATCGGTGACCGAAGAGTTTACGTTGATATCTTTTGCCTCAACACAGCCCATTAAGGAGATGTGATGATATGATGCGCCTTCCGGAATTCTATCGGGGGAGAGCGCTCTTTCCTCTTCATAGCGTAAATCGATTATGGTGTCGATGTGCGCCGTTCGTAGCATGTTTAGGTCTTCTTCCGTTGCATGATGGAGATGTGTGGAACGGAAAAATATTCCGTATCGGGTTGCCTCCCCGTTTTTACACGGATAGCCTCCCAAATCTCGGAAGTTCGCCACTCCTTGCAGGTTCCATCGCCGTAATGCTTTCATGAGTTTGTCCTTTTACTCTCTTTTTTTACCATGGGGAGGGGATCCCTCGAGGTTTCTGCCGATCCAAAGAAAAAGAAAAAATCCTGTAATTCTGTCTCCATCATTGCATTGCGTTCATGATATTTTCGTGCCTCTTCCAGTTGGGGCGTTCTGTCATACGGAATCCGTTTGAGCGTAAGCCTTCCCTCTTCGATACATGCATAATGCGCCGATTTGTCGGGATCGTCCGGGCGACGGTATGATACACTGCCGGGATTTATCCATTCCATCCCGGTTGCCAGTTGATGCCTGCATTGTCTGTGTGAATGTCCGAAAATCATTCTTTTTCGCTCCGCGTTCCAGTATTCCTTGGGTGTATGAGATTTCCAGTAAAGCTCAAACTGGTGTGATGTTTCTATGCAGCCGTAGGCCTCGTCGTACTGGTGCTGCATAAGATAGTGCCAACCGTCGGCCTCAAAGAAACGGTGGAGGGGCAAAGCGGATAGATATGAAATATCCTGATTCGATAACCGTTCACAATTGTAGTGTACCCATTTATACATCGCGGGAGCAATGTTGCGGAATTCATGTTCATGATATGTTTTAGCGACATGGCGGTCATGATTTCCCTGTACAATCATGGAATTCTCTTTTTTTTGTCGTAATGTCGATATGACCTCTTTCGGTGCTATCCCGTAATCGACAAGATCTCCCGCACAACATAGTTGATCATACGTTTTTTCCGCCGAAAGAATCGTCTCAAGCGCCCAGATATTACTGTGTATATCTGAGACGACAAGCAACTTCATACAACAGCTCCTTTTTTCATGTGGTATGGTAATAGGACTTTGCCGGTAAACTGCGGTGATGATAAACGCATCAAAATGGTATGTCAATCGATTGATATAATAAATATATTTACCGCTTGACATACAGATGATATGGCGTATACTGACAAAAAATGAGAAAATTGTGAGAAAATGGTTAATAAAGTATTAGTTGACATCGATATACCTGATGTTACGCGTAGTTTTGGTGTGGATATGGAAAGCATTTTGCTTTTTATATGTCAAACGGTTGACTTTTTTATTTTTTAGAGAGGAGAGTGTTTTATGAAAAAAACGATTCTTATTCTGCTTGTACTTCTTCTTCCCTTGGTTTTAGTTTGTGCGGAGGGTAAGCAGGAGGCATCTGCTTCAGGTGATACGGCGCAGATCAAGGTGTGGGTCAGCAGTGGTGCAGAGGATGATATCTACAGGAATATGTTCGACAACATGGAATCGGCATTGGGTATCGCCATTAATGATGAGTATTATCCGAAGGATGAACTTGATAGCAAACTGAAGATGGCTCCCGTTGTCGGGGATGCTCCTGATATGATCGTGGTTGACTATCTTCAGATTCCATCCTACTACGAGGCCGGATTAATAGCATCTCTTGACGGACGAATACCCGATACGCTGAAAAACGATTTGATTCCCTCGGTGATAGCGGAATCCACCTATGATGGAAAATTCATTACCACTGCGCAGTTTGATGCAGGGATGGCGATGTGGGCGAACAAGAGCATGCTGGAACATGCAGGAATCAGAATACCCGCGAGCTACAAAGAGGCATGGGACAGAAAAGAGTTCGAGGATGCCTTGGCAAGGCTGAAGGCCGATGGAGTGCCGTATCCGATCTATATTCGGCAGAACAAGCCTTCTTCCCTGTATTTTATGTATTTGCCGGTTGTCGCAAGCTTTGGCGGTGATTTCATCAATCGTGATACCATGCTGACGGAAGGGACCCTGGATAGCCCGGAAACCATCGCTGCCTATGATTATATCTCATGGCTTATCGACAAGGGCTATATGAATGGCGCTTGTGACTATGAGAATGGTTTTTACGGAAGAAAAGAAAGTGCAATAGCCCTGCTTGGACATTGGAAGTACAAGGATCATGTGACAAATCTCGGTGATGATGCCATCCTGGTGCCAATCCCCGATTTCGGTAATGGGGTCTATACATGTTCCGGTTCAACGGTCTGGGCAATGACGACTTCGGCAAGCGAAAACGGTACTGCAGATGTGGTATGGAAGGTAATTGAAAAGAGCCTTGATCCTGAAAACATCAACCTGGTAACGGGCTTCAACGGGGCTATTCCCTCGAGAAAATCGGTTATGAACAGCAACCCTGAACTTCAGAAAGGAGGACGATTGTATTTGTACCGTGAACAGTTGGAAGCCGGTATATCTGTTCTTAGGCCTTTAACCCCTGCTCATATGACGATCTATAGTGCAGTACAGTCGGCAACAGCCGATATTATAGCCGGTTCAGATGCTGCGACGACCTTACACAACACGGCTGTGTCCATAGATGAAATCATCAAAGATAACGGTTGGAATAAATAAGCGATTGTCTTAACCAATACGGGGGGCATACAGTTTCGTATGCCCTCCTTTCTTGCACTTCGGAGTATCTTTACCATGAATAGAAGAAGCATTTCGTTGAGAAGAAGTCATCACATTCGTGACGGGCAAACAGCAACGGCCTGGCTGTTTTGTGCGCCTGCACTACTTTCGGTTTTTTTGTTTTACCTTATCCCTTTTTGTCTCTCGATTGCATATTCCTTTACAAATAAGATGCTTGTTCCGCGGATAGGACGATCGACCGAGTTTGTTGGGGTGGGAAACTATCTGAAAATTCTTTCAAACGATATCGCGGCAAAGGCTTTCGTCAATACCGGTCTCTACGCGCTTATGGTCGTACCCGCCATTATGGTAATTGGTACCATCTTAGCCGTGTTCGTAAACAGGCAGGTAAAGGGAGTGAAAACCTTCCGGGCGATTTACTTTAGCCCGCAGGTCGTGACAATGACCGTCGTGGCGGTTGTTTGGTCTTTTATTTTTTCGCCGGGAGAGAGCGGGCTCCTTAATTCTTTTTTAGGATTGATAGGAATACCACCTCAGAGCTGGCTTCAGAACTCGAATCAGGCCCTGTTCTGTATTGCCGTTATGTACATATGGCAATCCTTAGGTCTTCAGATGATAATAATCCTGGGGGGGCTGCAGTATATTCCGGAAGAGCTTTACGAAGCAGGTCGTCTGGACGGTTGCAGCATTGTTCAGAAATTTCTTTACATCACCGTGCCTCTGCTGAAAAACACCCTGGTCTATGTCCTTATTTCCACGACCATCAATACCCTGAAGCTTTTCACCCAGGTCTATGTTTTGACGAACGGTGGTCCAAACCATTCAACAACTTCAGTTGTATATCTGCTGTATAAAGCCGGTTTTATCAATAGTCAGTTGGGCTATTCTTCGGCCATTGCCGTTGTCTTTTTCCTGATTGTGCTGATCATTTCGCTGATCCAGAATTATGCCATGAGCGAGAAGTAATATTATGATATCAATATCCATACGTCGAAAACATATATCTGTCGCATGTTTGTATCTTGCCTACATAGTGGTCGCATGCCTATTTGTGCTTCCTATGCTTTACATGTTTGTCTCTTCCGTGAAAACTGATGCCCAAATTGTAGAAGATATGTCGACCTTCAGGGCCTTTATTCCTTCCGGCCATATCTCCGCAGAAAACTACTCGGCAATAATAGGAAAGGTGAATTTCTTTAAGTTTTTTAAGAATTCCGCGGTTGTTGCCATCCTGAATGTCTCGTTGGTTACCATTCTCAATGCAATGATGGGATATGCCTTGGGATTGCTTAGCTTCAAGGGAAAGAAGTTTATGATTTCTTTTATTATTGCGCTTGCAATCATTCCCACCGAATCTGTTATCATCAACCGTTTTATGGTTGCGCTTCATTTGCACATGCTTAACAGCTACGCAGGGCTTGCATTACCAACTGTCGGCTATCCCATGTTTATTTTTTTGTATTATAACCATTTTAAGGGGATGCCGAGGGAGTTGCTCGAGGCCGCTATCGTTGATGGTGAAACCTATAACGGTATATTCTGGAAAATCATGCTCCCATTGTCGAAACCGGTCATCTCCACGGTTGCCATTATGGGATTTATTCGATCCTGGGGCGATCTGCTATGGCCGACTCTTGTTACCCGGGATGAAACATATCGAACCCTTCCCCTGGCTTTACGTGCGTTGTCCACCGATGTCTATATCTTCTGGGGACAAATTTTTGCCTTCGCATCACTTATGACGCTGCCGGTCCTTATCATATTTGTATTGTTCCAAAAGCAATTCATTCAATCCCTGGCAATGACTGGTATCAAAGGTTAGCCATGCGAATCAAATATCTCGGAACAGGAGCTGCCGAGGGTTTTCCCGGGCTTTTTTGCGAATGTGCGGCTTGCAGGAAGGCAAGGGACCGGCGGGGAAAAAACCTGAAGATGAGAAGTTGTACGTTATTGAACGACTCTGTCCTCATCGACATATCTCCCGACATTTTTGCACAAAGCCTCTCCTTCGGCATTCGCATGTCGAAGATTAAGGCAATTGTCTGTACCCATTCACATGAAGATCACTTGGACCTTTTTTCCCTGATGTTAAGGTGCCGGACCGGATCCTCCCATCTCCCCGATATACCCCCTTCTCAAAATCACATCCATGTCTACGGGAGCAGTGCAATTATCGGAAAAATAGAACATGCCTTTTCCTCCCAGCCACATGCCGATAGAAACATTCTTATTTTTCATGAACTGAAAGCCTACCGGCCCTATCTGATCGAGGGCCTGGAATTTACTCCACTGCCGGCACAGCATATCCCCGACGAAGAGTGCTTCCTCTATTGCGTCCGGGAAGGGAAACACTCCTTACTCTACGCCAATGATACCGGTGCCCCAACCGAAGATTTTTTTTCCGGGGTCGAACGCTTGCCTCACCCCTTTAGCGTCGTAAGCCTCGATTGCGCCCGGGGAACGCTCGATGGCGATGGACATATGGGGATCAAGGAAGTTCGGTCGCTCTGCGGAAAGCTGAAAGAAATGGGAAGAATTACCCCTGCTTCTCGAATCTACCTCAACCATTTCTCTCATATGTGCGGTATGATACATGATGAGTTTCAGGACTTGATAGCTGAAGAAGGCCTGAGGCTTACCTACGATGGCTTGACCCTTGAGGTCTCTGATGATGGCTTTTTCACTAGGAGCATGTAAGTGGCTACGATCAAGGATGTTGCGGAGCGTGCCGGTATTACCGTGACCACTGTTTCTCGGGTCCTAAACAACAGAGGATATATAAGCGACAAGACCAGAAAAAAAGTCTATCAGGCGATGAAAGAGTTGGATTATCGTCCCAACGCGATTGCCCGTGCTCTGGCACAGAATCAGACCAACTCGATCGGTATTATTGTACCCTCTCTGTTGCATCCCTTTTTTGCCGTGAGTATTAATTACTTTGAGTTGTATGCGGCACAGCATGGCTTCAAGATAATGATCTGCAATTCTCAGCGGAATATCGAAAAAGAAATGGAATACTTCGATATGCTAAGATCAAATAAGGTTGCCGGAATTATCTTATGTACACGAAGTGGAGAGGTTGAAAAATACCTCGGCTACTCTTTTCCGGTAGTGACCTTTGAGCGATCTATTTCCAATCAGATTCCTGCTGTTCTCTGCGATAATTACCTCGGAGGGGTTCTGGCAACCAAACATCTCCTGGAATCGGGCTGTACCCATCCGGCAATGCTTAACGGCAGCCTGCATGTCCGTCTTCCCGCCGATGACAGAGCAAAGGCTTTCATCGACATATGTAATGCGGCGAACGTTCATCCTCTGATATTTACGACGAATGAGGAACAGTTTGATAATCGTCGCTATAGGCCCGAGATAGATACCCTGATTGAAGAAAATCCGGAGATAGACGGTATCTTTGCATCAAGTGACGTCATTGCTGCACAGGCTATTCAGGCCTGTTACAAGAAGGGGATTCGTATTCCCGAGGATGTGAAACTTGTTGGTTTCGACGACATAGAAATAGCAACCCTGACCACCCCGACGCTCACTACCATCCGCCAGCCCATAGAACTGATGTGTAAATATGCAATCGAGATCATTCTTCAGAAAATGAAAGGGGAGGTCGTCCCGATTCGAACGGTCCTGCCGGTTACATTGGTGCGGCGGGAATCCTCCGAAACCACTCCGTGATTTTTGCAGCGTATGTTTTGTAATGAGCCATGAATAGCCTCAGTCGCTTCTTGTGTAGTATCTTTAGGATCAGTATACCGTGTAATCGGTGCAAGGAGCGTGCTGATGGCATCCCAAAAGAGCATACATGATGAATATCCCTTCTCTGATATGATTTTTACATCAAAGCATCTGGTGGCAGCCAAGCATTTGTTTGAACCGATTATTCGACATCGGGGGGCAGAGTACTTTCGGGAAGGCCGGGTGGCCTTCGAAAGCCTCTCTCCTGAAGGAGCCTTTTTCTCGGTGGAGGGGAGCCGGGGAATGCCCTATTCTGTTGTGCTTAGGACGAAGGGAGACAAAGGAGACGACCTTTCGGCTTCAAGCTGCAATTGTCCCTACGATGACTTTTGTAAGCATATTTGGGCATCCCTGCTGACGGCAATAAACGACAAGCTTCCTTTACCTTCCGGATTAGGGATTTCGAAGTCGTTCTCTCGTGCCTCTGGAGAATCCTGGGTCCGTGATCTGATCAAAGAGCCGCAGCATCCTGTCCGCGATCCGAAGAAGCGGTTCCGCCT is a window from the Sediminispirochaeta bajacaliforniensis DSM 16054 genome containing:
- a CDS encoding sensor histidine kinase, with the protein product MSRHPDSERRRHVIMFAVADRAEQMAFHQLVKKDNLPYTLLFPESVSNVEELSKTHDVDIIVTDLKFQNGGFADWLILWPQPFILLFDFIDHNMIDEMVSNETSDFLIRDKEGTYLTTLPHRIRKILNYKESMDRHNIHLQATERRYLDLVQALPDIIYSLDDRGMFNFVNDAVRVIGYEPYELLGKHFSSILDPSDIPRVSRETVLPRYTGKTTGDVGAPKLFDERRTGERKTAGLEVRVIPGPHLPDRQKQMIGAVIAYGEVSAVGFSNTMLEGGFGSVGIIRDITTRKEHENLLRKSLAEKEVLLKEIHHRVKNNLQIISSLLSLQSNYFENDNDYRLYLDTQMQVQSMALVHEQLYLSENLSRIDMTQYFNRLCDALFDIYRQTDHVSYHIAATDVFLRPEVATPLALLTAELISNSLKHAFPKDRHGRIDITLKEREKLSYTLTVKDNGIGINNKEEQKETETTGLGLLLIRNLTEQLKGTIEELDTPGTGFRINFSTALE
- the pgmB gene encoding beta-phosphoglucomutase: MNHHLFGIDAWVLREERFDRNTIAARETLFTLGNGYLGIRGCHEELDASWWRGSYVNGFYESRPIVYGERAYGFADRYQTILNCSDATLITLNLHEESFSPATSHIDAYSRELDLRTGILKRSLVWSPSSAPGTKVKVESRRLVPYQPRHLMLISYRVTLIEGGGNFSLRHELSGDVSNLAAGDDPRTGSHIMPGDFGIESVRQEENHTVLNHFTKMSGLRMCVVADRSFSCSAGEGGYELWRKERNSGGIVGAQADMKAGDWLEMVVCAGWYHGAAGEEQQLESRAISHVSEALSCGFDAAADTQRKFLDQFWEDADLLVEHAPDVQQSIRFNLFHLLQGAGREGGTSLPAKGLTGEGYEGHFFWDTEIYALPFFLYTRPEIARDLLEYRYRILPHARGRAAQLGYPGALYPWRTINGNEASAFFPAGTAQYHINADIAYAVVKYLDVSGDESFLAHGAEILLETARFWYGFGDFIPSRGGAFCINCVTGPDEYTALVDNNYYTNLMARENLRSAVRFLDLLKKRQPEAWKGLVDSVGLDPGEPQAWLTAADAMYLPYNEDLGVTPQDDTFLSKARWERASVPIERRPLLLHYHPLTIYRYQILKQADLVLAQMLLGRYFSHAQKKRDFDYYDPLTTADSSLSPCIQGVMAARLGYAEESYRHFTRSVRMDLDDVNGNVRDGIHAAAMAGSWISLVYGFAGLEDYDGMLRFAPALPAAWSRLSFSLRKGHSALEVSIGHEEVSYRIKRGGALTIFHEGRRHKIFPGSPLVISMRPELEAVIFDLDGVITDSAEYHYLAWKQLCDELEIPFDRQFNNNLKGVGRMASLELLLARGTRRYSPEEKAAFAARKNKYYKKLIARITPDDLLPGIDALLSELHEAGIRTALASASRNAGAILGYLGISDRFDVVTDPGALKKGKPDPEQFFLAAELLGVPYRNCIGVEDAQAGIDAINAAGMLSVGIGGYLEGAALRLSSTAELSLERLREAFFRR
- a CDS encoding metallophosphoesterase family protein, with the protein product MKLLVVSDIHSNIWALETILSAEKTYDQLCCAGDLVDYGIAPKEVISTLRQKKENSMIVQGNHDRHVAKTYHEHEFRNIAPAMYKWVHYNCERLSNQDISYLSALPLHRFFEADGWHYLMQHQYDEAYGCIETSHQFELYWKSHTPKEYWNAERKRMIFGHSHRQCRHQLATGMEWINPGSVSYRRPDDPDKSAHYACIEEGRLTLKRIPYDRTPQLEEARKYHERNAMMETELQDFFFFFGSAETSRDPLPMVKKESKRTNS
- a CDS encoding MBL fold metallo-hydrolase produces the protein MRIKYLGTGAAEGFPGLFCECAACRKARDRRGKNLKMRSCTLLNDSVLIDISPDIFAQSLSFGIRMSKIKAIVCTHSHEDHLDLFSLMLRCRTGSSHLPDIPPSQNHIHVYGSSAIIGKIEHAFSSQPHADRNILIFHELKAYRPYLIEGLEFTPLPAQHIPDEECFLYCVREGKHSLLYANDTGAPTEDFFSGVERLPHPFSVVSLDCARGTLDGDGHMGIKEVRSLCGKLKEMGRITPASRIYLNHFSHMCGMIHDEFQDLIAEEGLRLTYDGLTLEVSDDGFFTRSM
- a CDS encoding tyrosine-protein phosphatase: MKALRRWNLQGVANFRDLGGYPCKNGEATRYGIFFRSTHLHHATEEDLNMLRTAHIDTIIDLRYEEERALSPDRIPEGASYHHISLMGCVEAKDINVNSSVTDTRTLHRMYRQILSFGQEEIAKTLKILANAGRAIYHCAAGKDRTGIISMFLLSIADVPKEDIIADYEVSHSYIRDFTSDISGSNYYNMQLVIEFLEKRYGGAVPYLKAIGIDETTLHTIRSKFILSA
- a CDS encoding carbohydrate ABC transporter permease, translated to MKTDAQIVEDMSTFRAFIPSGHISAENYSAIIGKVNFFKFFKNSAVVAILNVSLVTILNAMMGYALGLLSFKGKKFMISFIIALAIIPTESVIINRFMVALHLHMLNSYAGLALPTVGYPMFIFLYYNHFKGMPRELLEAAIVDGETYNGIFWKIMLPLSKPVISTVAIMGFIRSWGDLLWPTLVTRDETYRTLPLALRALSTDVYIFWGQIFAFASLMTLPVLIIFVLFQKQFIQSLAMTGIKG
- a CDS encoding sugar ABC transporter substrate-binding protein, with the protein product MKKTILILLVLLLPLVLVCAEGKQEASASGDTAQIKVWVSSGAEDDIYRNMFDNMESALGIAINDEYYPKDELDSKLKMAPVVGDAPDMIVVDYLQIPSYYEAGLIASLDGRIPDTLKNDLIPSVIAESTYDGKFITTAQFDAGMAMWANKSMLEHAGIRIPASYKEAWDRKEFEDALARLKADGVPYPIYIRQNKPSSLYFMYLPVVASFGGDFINRDTMLTEGTLDSPETIAAYDYISWLIDKGYMNGACDYENGFYGRKESAIALLGHWKYKDHVTNLGDDAILVPIPDFGNGVYTCSGSTVWAMTTSASENGTADVVWKVIEKSLDPENINLVTGFNGAIPSRKSVMNSNPELQKGGRLYLYREQLEAGISVLRPLTPAHMTIYSAVQSATADIIAGSDAATTLHNTAVSIDEIIKDNGWNK
- a CDS encoding carbohydrate ABC transporter permease, whose amino-acid sequence is MNRRSISLRRSHHIRDGQTATAWLFCAPALLSVFLFYLIPFCLSIAYSFTNKMLVPRIGRSTEFVGVGNYLKILSNDIAAKAFVNTGLYALMVVPAIMVIGTILAVFVNRQVKGVKTFRAIYFSPQVVTMTVVAVVWSFIFSPGESGLLNSFLGLIGIPPQSWLQNSNQALFCIAVMYIWQSLGLQMIIILGGLQYIPEELYEAGRLDGCSIVQKFLYITVPLLKNTLVYVLISTTINTLKLFTQVYVLTNGGPNHSTTSVVYLLYKAGFINSQLGYSSAIAVVFFLIVLIISLIQNYAMSEK